Proteins encoded within one genomic window of Amorphoplanes friuliensis DSM 7358:
- a CDS encoding S53 family peptidase, with protein MQILSTTRVRLTAAVAVGAALVSVLGAAPPAAARPGRHTINGSKPRWLGRAKKAGTPAAAGTINFGLLLTMRDRAGAEAALAAISDPAAADYGKWLSAGQFEARYAPAAADVRAVRTWLKDQGFTLRGTLAGGMYVETSGTTAQINKTFGTTVENYTYQGHTVHANSTELSLPENTPAAVTGLVTGVIGVDQGSSLKTPGETLPPPGPGFRAGTPCSSYYGEKKATTLPTKAPWVVCGYEPKQYQSAYGVSDQLKRGLDGRGVTVAITDAYASPTITQDARQYNRKHGLPAFKNRQFRQITPPADGYANTELCDAQGWYGEETLDVEAVHAMAPGANVVYVGGSDCVTGLDEAWAETIDNHVADIITNSWGNATDDIELLGEDVVAFYQQFSLEAALTGITVDFSSGDSGDQTSGGTDVASKTVDFPADLPYVTGVGGTSVGIDKHSKRVWEHGWQSAYQTLENGVWGPSAYVSGGGGGTSVIFAQPFYQRGKVPAAISKYFGSTPARAVPDISMPGDPNTGFRVGQTQEFPDGTYYDEYRIGGTSLASPLLAGVQAIANQKAHHALGFVNPLYYSLLGTSALTDIRAPRTPIYQARANYVNSLDPSEGRTYILQQVDVQTSTIHSTPGYDAETGVGSPGPRFFAAMPGHR; from the coding sequence GTGCAAATCCTGTCCACCACGAGGGTCCGGCTCACGGCGGCCGTCGCCGTCGGCGCGGCCCTCGTGTCGGTTCTCGGCGCGGCGCCCCCGGCCGCCGCCCGCCCCGGCCGGCACACCATCAACGGCAGCAAACCGCGGTGGCTCGGCCGCGCGAAGAAGGCCGGCACCCCGGCCGCCGCCGGCACCATCAACTTCGGCCTGCTGCTGACCATGCGCGACCGCGCGGGCGCCGAGGCAGCCCTGGCGGCGATCTCCGACCCGGCCGCCGCGGACTACGGCAAGTGGCTCAGCGCCGGGCAGTTCGAGGCCCGCTACGCCCCTGCCGCCGCGGACGTGCGGGCGGTGCGGACCTGGCTGAAGGACCAGGGCTTCACGCTGCGCGGCACCCTCGCCGGCGGCATGTACGTCGAGACCTCCGGCACCACGGCCCAGATCAACAAGACGTTCGGGACGACCGTCGAGAACTACACGTACCAGGGACACACGGTGCACGCGAACAGCACCGAACTGTCACTGCCCGAGAACACCCCGGCCGCCGTGACCGGGCTGGTCACCGGGGTCATCGGCGTCGACCAGGGCAGCTCGCTCAAGACGCCCGGTGAGACGCTGCCGCCGCCCGGGCCCGGCTTCCGCGCGGGCACACCCTGCTCGTCGTACTACGGCGAGAAGAAGGCGACCACGCTGCCCACGAAGGCGCCCTGGGTCGTCTGCGGGTACGAGCCGAAGCAGTACCAGTCCGCGTACGGGGTCAGTGACCAGCTGAAACGAGGGCTGGACGGACGCGGGGTAACCGTGGCGATCACCGACGCGTACGCATCGCCGACCATCACCCAGGACGCCCGGCAGTACAACCGCAAGCACGGGCTGCCGGCGTTCAAGAACCGGCAGTTCCGGCAGATCACCCCGCCGGCCGACGGCTACGCCAACACCGAACTGTGCGACGCCCAGGGCTGGTACGGCGAGGAGACGCTCGACGTCGAAGCCGTGCACGCCATGGCGCCCGGCGCGAACGTCGTCTACGTCGGCGGCAGCGACTGCGTCACCGGGCTCGACGAGGCGTGGGCCGAGACCATCGACAACCACGTCGCGGACATCATCACCAACTCGTGGGGCAACGCGACCGACGACATCGAGCTGCTCGGCGAGGACGTGGTCGCGTTCTACCAGCAGTTCTCCCTCGAGGCCGCGCTGACCGGCATCACCGTCGACTTCTCCAGCGGCGACTCCGGCGACCAGACCTCCGGCGGCACCGACGTGGCGTCGAAAACCGTCGACTTCCCGGCCGACCTGCCGTACGTCACCGGTGTCGGCGGGACGAGCGTGGGCATCGACAAGCACAGCAAGCGGGTGTGGGAGCACGGCTGGCAGAGCGCGTACCAGACCCTCGAGAACGGCGTGTGGGGCCCGTCGGCGTACGTCTCCGGCGGGGGCGGCGGCACCAGCGTGATCTTCGCGCAGCCGTTCTACCAGCGCGGCAAGGTCCCGGCGGCGATCTCGAAGTACTTCGGCAGCACCCCCGCGCGGGCCGTGCCGGACATCTCGATGCCGGGCGACCCCAACACCGGCTTCCGCGTCGGCCAGACGCAGGAATTCCCGGACGGCACCTACTACGACGAATACCGCATCGGTGGCACCAGCCTGGCGTCACCGCTGCTCGCGGGCGTCCAGGCCATTGCGAACCAGAAGGCGCACCACGCGCTGGGCTTCGTCAACCCGCTCTACTACAGCCTGCTCGGCACATCGGCGCTGACCGACATCCGCGCACCGCGCACGCCGATCTACCAGGCGCGCGCGAACTACGTGAACTCGCTCGACCCGAGTGAGGGACGCACGTACATCCTCCAGCAGGTCGACGTGCAGACCTCGACGATCCACAGCACCCCCGGTTACGACGCCGAGACCGGCGTCGGCAGCCCGGGCCCGCGCTTCTTCGCGGCCATGCCCGGTCACCGCTGA
- a CDS encoding putative bifunctional diguanylate cyclase/phosphodiesterase, with protein MLTRNAERAWLLWMGLGTVACLGYPFLPPGGGRAVAAWLFGLVALLVMVAGVRRNRPTDVRPWYVFIAGQVLWVLGDAAYAIDETVRGFHPYPSWSDAFYLSAYPPLIAGLYGLARGRRRREWSGLVDTAIIAAGLGLIYWIFVIGPILGDTASPLVGRLVTIGYPTASVLMIAVVARLVTRAGRPTVSGWLLIIGSVLTLAANVVYTLMPAVLMVAGDFVYTGFLFAYVYWAGAALHPSVSARPRATGREQFGRGRLAILTCSTLVVPAVLFLQGAHVGRPVSWLAIGVGAVVLFVLVLIRMAGFVAQVQAQAGQLEILAMRDELTGLANRRRFEQRVREALETGSPQVAMLDLTGFKAVNDRFGHAVGDELLAAVGARLGSGLRPGDLAARMGGDEFAVLVADATAAEGDTMAARLGAALRVPIETGEHELLIGAGIGVAGADGTDDAVELLRRADVAMYAAKADGDKLRRYSADLDDEAGEEARLGAAVRIALDTGQFRLVYQPIVSLPDGRIVSVEALIRWDHPDRGFVSPAEFIPVAEQNGLIVELGAWILRTACAQAVVWRNTLGDAAPERVSVNVSARQLAEPGFTELVSSVLAWTGLGAQNLILEVTETAVFGGGQAVQAVKDLHELGVRIALDDFGTGHSSLGLLQTVPVDVLKVDKSFVDNITLAGREAVIATALIQVSHGLGLMAVAEGVETAEQAAELHRLGYRLAQGYHFGRPVAEPDFLGEPTAVAVV; from the coding sequence GTGCTGACCAGGAATGCCGAACGCGCGTGGTTGCTGTGGATGGGGCTGGGCACGGTGGCGTGCCTCGGCTACCCGTTCCTGCCCCCGGGCGGTGGCCGGGCTGTCGCCGCCTGGCTGTTCGGTCTCGTGGCGCTGCTCGTCATGGTCGCCGGTGTGCGCCGCAACCGGCCCACCGACGTACGCCCGTGGTACGTCTTCATCGCCGGCCAGGTCCTCTGGGTGCTCGGCGACGCCGCGTACGCGATCGACGAGACGGTGCGGGGCTTCCACCCGTACCCGTCCTGGTCCGACGCCTTCTATCTGAGCGCGTATCCGCCGCTGATCGCCGGTCTCTACGGTCTGGCGCGGGGCCGGCGCCGGCGGGAGTGGTCGGGCCTGGTCGACACGGCGATCATCGCCGCGGGCCTCGGCCTGATCTACTGGATCTTCGTCATCGGCCCGATCCTCGGCGACACGGCGTCACCGCTGGTCGGGCGGCTCGTCACGATCGGCTACCCGACGGCCAGCGTGCTCATGATCGCGGTGGTCGCGCGGCTGGTCACCCGGGCCGGACGCCCCACGGTCAGCGGCTGGCTGCTGATCATCGGCAGCGTCCTGACCCTGGCCGCGAACGTCGTCTACACCCTGATGCCCGCCGTGCTGATGGTCGCCGGCGACTTCGTCTACACCGGTTTCCTGTTCGCGTACGTCTACTGGGCCGGTGCGGCGCTGCACCCGTCGGTGAGCGCCAGGCCGCGGGCGACGGGCCGGGAGCAGTTCGGCCGGGGCCGCCTGGCGATCCTGACCTGCTCCACACTGGTCGTCCCGGCGGTGCTGTTCCTCCAGGGCGCGCACGTGGGCCGCCCGGTGAGCTGGCTGGCGATCGGCGTCGGCGCGGTGGTGCTCTTCGTGCTGGTCCTGATCCGGATGGCCGGTTTTGTCGCGCAGGTCCAGGCCCAGGCGGGCCAGCTCGAGATCCTGGCCATGCGGGACGAGCTGACCGGGCTGGCCAACCGTCGCCGGTTCGAGCAGCGGGTCCGCGAGGCCCTCGAGACGGGGTCGCCGCAGGTGGCGATGCTCGACCTGACCGGCTTCAAGGCGGTCAACGACCGGTTCGGCCACGCCGTCGGTGACGAGCTGCTGGCGGCTGTCGGCGCGCGCCTCGGGTCCGGCCTGCGTCCCGGCGACCTGGCGGCCCGGATGGGCGGCGACGAGTTCGCGGTCCTGGTGGCCGACGCCACCGCCGCCGAGGGCGACACGATGGCCGCGCGGCTCGGCGCCGCTCTGCGCGTCCCGATCGAGACCGGGGAGCACGAGCTGCTCATCGGCGCCGGCATCGGCGTCGCCGGCGCCGACGGTACGGACGACGCCGTCGAACTGCTCCGCCGCGCGGACGTGGCGATGTACGCCGCCAAGGCCGACGGTGACAAGCTGCGCCGCTACTCCGCCGACCTCGACGACGAGGCCGGTGAGGAGGCCCGCCTCGGCGCCGCCGTGCGGATCGCGCTGGACACCGGCCAGTTCCGGCTCGTCTACCAGCCCATCGTCTCGCTGCCCGACGGCCGCATCGTCTCCGTCGAGGCCCTGATTCGCTGGGACCACCCGGACCGCGGTTTTGTCAGCCCGGCCGAGTTCATCCCCGTCGCCGAGCAGAACGGCCTCATCGTCGAACTGGGTGCGTGGATCCTGCGGACGGCCTGTGCCCAGGCGGTCGTGTGGCGCAACACTCTGGGTGACGCCGCCCCGGAGCGGGTCAGCGTGAACGTCTCGGCGCGGCAGCTCGCCGAGCCGGGCTTCACCGAGCTGGTGTCGTCGGTGCTGGCGTGGACCGGTCTGGGTGCCCAGAACCTGATCCTCGAGGTGACCGAAACGGCGGTCTTCGGCGGCGGTCAGGCCGTTCAGGCGGTCAAGGACCTGCACGAGCTGGGTGTCCGGATCGCCCTGGACGACTTCGGCACCGGCCACTCGTCGCTGGGTCTGCTCCAGACCGTGCCCGTCGACGTGCTGAAGGTCGACAAGTCGTTCGTGGACAACATCACGCTGGCCGGCCGGGAGGCGGTCATCGCCACCGCCCTGATCCAGGTCTCCCACGGGCTCGGGCTGATGGCGGTCGCCGAGGGTGTGGAGACCGCCGAGCAGGCCGCCGAGCTGCACCGTCTCGGCTACCGTCTCGCCCAGGGATACCACTTCGGGCGGCCGGTGGCCGAGCCGGACTTCCTCGGCGAGCCGACAGCGGTCGCGGTGGTGTAA
- a CDS encoding alpha/beta fold hydrolase: protein MTSEDIRLHHETLGDPGDPALLLIMGLGAQLIDWPQEFCEQLAARGFHVIRFDNRDAGLSTRRPEWGVPDLPAILAGDRTTVPYLLADLAADAAGLLGTLGIERAHVAGASLGGMVAQQLTIDHPDRVLSLCSIMSMTGDLTVGRPTPEAAAVLGRPPAPDREAAIANSVASSRIIGSPGFPAAEEELLRRAAAKYDRAYHPLGTLRQYAAVLASPDRTAALHGVKVPTVVIHGEDDPLIGVSGGRATAAAVPGAELIVIPGMGHDLPREVWPRIVEAIAANAGRAHGDHRS, encoded by the coding sequence ATGACCTCCGAGGACATCCGGCTGCACCACGAGACGCTCGGCGACCCGGGCGACCCGGCGTTGCTGCTCATCATGGGCCTCGGCGCCCAGCTGATCGACTGGCCGCAGGAGTTCTGCGAGCAGCTCGCCGCCCGCGGCTTCCACGTGATCCGCTTCGACAACCGCGACGCCGGCCTGTCCACCCGGCGGCCGGAGTGGGGTGTGCCCGATCTGCCGGCGATTCTGGCCGGTGACCGGACGACGGTGCCTTACCTGCTGGCCGACCTCGCCGCCGACGCTGCCGGTCTGCTCGGCACCCTCGGGATCGAACGCGCCCACGTCGCCGGTGCCTCGCTCGGCGGCATGGTCGCCCAGCAGCTCACCATCGACCATCCGGACCGGGTCCTCAGCCTCTGCTCGATCATGTCGATGACCGGGGATCTCACCGTCGGCCGCCCCACGCCGGAGGCGGCAGCCGTGCTGGGCCGCCCGCCCGCCCCGGACCGGGAGGCGGCCATCGCCAACTCCGTCGCGTCCTCACGGATCATCGGCTCACCGGGCTTTCCGGCCGCCGAGGAGGAGTTGCTGCGTCGCGCGGCGGCCAAGTACGACCGCGCTTATCACCCGCTGGGCACCCTGCGGCAGTACGCCGCGGTCCTCGCCTCTCCCGACCGCACCGCGGCGCTGCACGGTGTGAAAGTCCCCACTGTGGTCATCCACGGCGAGGACGACCCGCTCATCGGCGTCAGCGGGGGCCGGGCCACGGCCGCCGCCGTGCCCGGCGCGGAATTGATCGTCATCCCCGGAATGGGCCATGACCTGCCGCGAGAGGTCTGGCCGCGCATCGTCGAGGCCATCGCCGCCAATGCCGGCCGGGCGCACGGCGACCATCGTTCATAA
- a CDS encoding glycosyltransferase: protein MIVVSLVLAGFAAVTLWWTMHAWRTPETLASTRFAAPDGAHRLTFSLLVPARHEQAVLEHTVGRLLESSHEGFEIIIIVGHDDPETAEVAHRVAARSPGRIFVVTDTNEQKNKPRALNTALPYCRGDVVGVFDAEDQVDPLLLEHVDHAFRSTNADVVQGGVQLINFHSSWYSLHNCLEYYFWFRSRLHLHAAKGFIPLGGNTVFVRTDVLRSAGGWDGNCLAEDCDLGVRLSSQGARVVVAYDSAIVTKEETPGTLTSFLKQRTRWNQGFLQVYRKGDWHRLPAFGQRLLARYTLTQPFLQGFSGIVIPIGIAIAIWARLPVFVAMITFVPVIPWAFNLVFQTVGLRDFGKHYDLRIRWHHYARLLLGAFPFAVVLAVAALRAVWREYTGKRDWELTAHTGAHLDQKHVPAESGAAA from the coding sequence ATGATTGTGGTTTCCCTGGTGCTCGCCGGATTCGCGGCGGTCACTCTGTGGTGGACGATGCACGCCTGGCGTACGCCGGAGACGCTGGCGTCGACCCGCTTCGCCGCGCCGGACGGCGCGCACCGGCTGACGTTCTCGCTGCTCGTGCCCGCACGGCACGAGCAGGCGGTGCTCGAGCACACTGTCGGGCGGCTGCTCGAGTCGTCGCACGAGGGCTTCGAGATCATCATCATCGTCGGCCACGACGACCCGGAGACCGCCGAGGTGGCACACCGGGTGGCCGCGCGCTCGCCCGGCCGCATCTTCGTCGTGACGGACACCAACGAGCAGAAGAACAAGCCGCGGGCGCTGAACACCGCGCTGCCCTACTGCCGCGGTGACGTGGTCGGTGTCTTCGACGCCGAGGACCAGGTCGACCCGCTGCTGCTGGAGCATGTGGACCACGCGTTCCGGTCGACGAACGCCGACGTGGTGCAGGGCGGTGTGCAGCTCATCAACTTCCACTCCAGCTGGTACAGCCTGCACAACTGTCTGGAGTACTACTTCTGGTTCCGCAGCCGGCTGCACCTGCACGCGGCCAAGGGCTTCATCCCGCTGGGCGGCAACACCGTCTTCGTCCGCACCGACGTGCTGCGCTCGGCCGGGGGATGGGACGGCAACTGTCTCGCCGAGGACTGTGACCTGGGCGTGCGGCTGTCCAGCCAGGGTGCCCGGGTCGTCGTCGCGTACGACTCGGCGATCGTGACCAAGGAGGAGACCCCCGGCACGCTGACGTCGTTCCTCAAGCAGCGCACCCGGTGGAACCAGGGCTTCCTGCAGGTCTACCGCAAGGGGGACTGGCACCGACTGCCCGCCTTCGGCCAGCGTCTGCTCGCCCGTTACACGCTGACGCAGCCGTTCCTGCAGGGCTTCTCCGGCATCGTCATCCCGATCGGCATCGCGATCGCCATCTGGGCCCGGCTTCCGGTCTTCGTGGCGATGATCACCTTCGTCCCGGTCATCCCGTGGGCCTTCAACCTGGTCTTCCAGACGGTCGGCCTCCGCGACTTCGGCAAGCACTACGACCTGCGCATCCGCTGGCACCACTACGCCCGCCTGCTGCTCGGCGCCTTCCCGTTCGCCGTGGTGCTCGCGGTGGCGGCGCTGCGCGCGGTCTGGCGTGAGTACACCGGCAAGCGCGACTGGGAACTGACCGCCCACACCGGCGCGCACCTCGATCAGAAGCACGTCCCGGCCGAGAGTGGTGCCGCCGCATGA
- a CDS encoding ArnT family glycosyltransferase, translating to MSMATEAPTQVIILAPVPDQIEAPPPPPRGSRTDLYVALGLTAVVLFFLAWNITGFPTATDDEGTYLAQAWAVQNGHGLAHYTYWYDHPPLAWIQLAGLAWVPAVLAPDLLAVAGGRIAMIPVVAASLLLVYLIGRRLEFSRWAAASALLIFGLSPLAITMNRQIYLDSFAVAWMLGALALALSPRKHLWHYAAAGAATAVSVLSKETMLITVPAVLVAMWQNAARTSTRPWAFGGYTSGIVLVGVFYPLYALLRGELFPGEGHVSLIGAWQFQLMSRSGTGTVLDEGSGTHSLITSWLYYDAVILAAGLVATVVALAVRRLRAPAIAATILAVVALRPGGYLPAMYVVQVLPFFALVIAGVADEGVRRLRPERSWWRWSIVGLAAVTALALVVPRWYVGVERALTTDDNASYLAAANYLRNDLPDQPDTTIVLDDVLWLDAVNAGYSRENVIWFYKLDLDTEVAARLPGGWRDVDYIVSTPALRQDLSTLPTVTKVLANSTPVASFGPVDGRIEIRRVDKEKS from the coding sequence ATGAGCATGGCAACCGAGGCCCCCACCCAGGTCATCATTCTCGCCCCGGTCCCGGACCAGATCGAGGCGCCGCCCCCGCCCCCGCGCGGGTCCCGGACGGACCTCTACGTCGCTCTCGGGCTGACGGCCGTGGTCCTGTTCTTCCTGGCCTGGAACATCACCGGCTTCCCGACCGCGACCGACGACGAGGGCACCTACCTGGCCCAGGCCTGGGCGGTCCAGAACGGCCACGGTCTCGCCCACTACACCTACTGGTACGACCACCCGCCGCTCGCCTGGATCCAGCTGGCCGGGCTGGCGTGGGTGCCGGCGGTGCTGGCGCCGGACCTGCTGGCGGTCGCCGGCGGGCGCATCGCGATGATCCCGGTCGTGGCGGCCAGCCTGCTGCTGGTCTACCTGATCGGGCGCCGGCTGGAGTTCTCCCGCTGGGCCGCCGCGTCCGCCCTGCTGATCTTCGGCCTGTCACCGCTGGCCATCACCATGAACCGCCAGATCTACCTGGACAGCTTCGCGGTCGCCTGGATGCTCGGCGCCCTGGCGCTGGCGCTCTCCCCGCGCAAGCACCTGTGGCACTACGCCGCCGCGGGCGCCGCGACAGCGGTGTCGGTGCTGTCCAAGGAGACGATGCTGATCACCGTGCCGGCCGTGCTCGTGGCCATGTGGCAGAACGCCGCCCGGACGTCGACGCGACCGTGGGCCTTCGGCGGTTACACCAGCGGCATCGTCCTGGTCGGCGTCTTCTACCCGCTCTACGCGCTGCTGCGCGGCGAGTTGTTCCCCGGCGAGGGGCACGTGTCGCTGATCGGCGCCTGGCAGTTCCAGCTCATGTCGCGCTCGGGCACGGGCACCGTCCTCGACGAGGGTTCCGGCACGCACTCGCTGATCACGTCGTGGCTCTACTACGACGCGGTCATCCTGGCCGCCGGTCTGGTCGCCACCGTGGTCGCGCTGGCCGTCCGCCGGCTGCGGGCACCCGCGATCGCCGCGACCATCCTGGCCGTCGTCGCGCTGCGGCCCGGCGGTTACCTCCCCGCCATGTACGTCGTGCAGGTCCTGCCGTTCTTCGCTCTGGTCATCGCGGGTGTCGCCGACGAGGGTGTCCGCCGGCTCCGGCCGGAGCGGTCCTGGTGGCGCTGGTCGATCGTCGGCCTGGCCGCGGTGACGGCACTGGCCCTGGTGGTGCCCCGCTGGTACGTCGGCGTCGAGCGGGCCCTGACCACGGACGACAACGCGAGCTACCTGGCCGCGGCGAACTATCTGCGGAACGACCTGCCGGACCAGCCGGACACCACGATCGTCCTCGACGACGTGCTCTGGCTCGACGCGGTCAACGCCGGGTACAGCCGGGAGAACGTGATCTGGTTCTACAAGCTGGACCTCGACACGGAGGTCGCCGCCCGGCTGCCGGGCGGGTGGCGCGACGTGGACTACATCGTGTCCACACCGGCGCTGCGCCAGGACCTCAGCACGCTGCCCACCGTGACCAAGGTGCTGGCAAATTCCACACCGGTCGCCTCGTTCGGGCCGGTGGACGGCCGGATCGAGATCCGCCGGGTCGACAAGGAGAAATCATGA
- a CDS encoding galactose oxidase early set domain-containing protein, with the protein MIGALGDLRGRTNPRPLFSRRDRVRIGQVVILTLLLVLAVPGKSFAGANLLSNPGFEALGANGFPVCWEQSGWGDSTHTFEVTKTAPHGGANAMKITVKAITSGDRKALMLENPSCAPNVTPGHQYDVSAWYKSTTPNTVMTMFRHDVEQGWVYWTDLATLTTSTAWKQKTVRTPPVPAGTDQVVWGVTIYGAGTLQTDDYSMVDATQAAPGTSCSAGPACTAGAWQVMPFKSPVRGIHAVVLKNGNVLLVAGSGNDPAAFAAGTFTTAVYSPTTGKFTNVATPADLFCSGHVQLADGRVLIMGGNKDYPAADGSHGYKGLKDSYIFDPDTMAYTKVNDMSSGSWYPSATVLGNGDVISLGGLGEDSSGTVATQYFNSAQQRWLTLNEAKQTWSFWGLYPSMILMQDGRLFYSGSHVFGNGLPGTGASIYDYNAATITPVPGLQRKDERDQSMSVLLPPAQDQRVLTVGGGNIDSNPDANRLTDLIDLKVAGPAYKAGPLLPTGKLTGGVPQTATQGKMYVSAVLLPDGKVFETGGALHNRADPVFEASMFDPATNTFTPNMATDPVPRGYHSSAFLLPDGRVMSVGDNPGDGSFDMRVSVYSPPYLFKGSRPQILDVAGGTAWAYGTTKQITVDGPVLKASLIRPEAVTHSSDPNQRYVDLPMTVTGNKIGLNLTSNPNLAPPGWYMLYVLGTNGVPSVAKWVQVK; encoded by the coding sequence ATGATCGGCGCCCTCGGCGACCTGCGGGGCCGCACCAACCCCCGCCCGCTCTTCAGCCGGCGCGACCGGGTCCGCATCGGCCAGGTGGTGATCCTGACCCTGCTGCTCGTGCTGGCCGTGCCCGGCAAGTCCTTCGCCGGTGCCAACCTGCTGAGCAACCCGGGCTTCGAGGCCCTCGGCGCCAACGGCTTCCCGGTCTGCTGGGAGCAGTCCGGCTGGGGCGACAGCACGCACACCTTCGAGGTCACGAAGACGGCGCCGCACGGTGGTGCGAACGCCATGAAGATCACCGTCAAGGCCATCACCAGCGGTGACCGCAAGGCGCTGATGCTGGAGAACCCGTCCTGCGCGCCGAATGTCACGCCGGGACACCAGTACGACGTCTCCGCCTGGTACAAGTCGACGACTCCGAACACCGTGATGACGATGTTCCGGCACGACGTCGAGCAGGGCTGGGTCTACTGGACCGATCTGGCCACGCTCACCACGTCGACCGCCTGGAAGCAGAAGACGGTCCGGACGCCGCCCGTGCCCGCCGGCACCGACCAGGTCGTCTGGGGCGTCACGATCTACGGCGCGGGCACGCTGCAGACCGACGACTACTCGATGGTGGACGCGACGCAGGCCGCGCCCGGCACCTCGTGCAGTGCCGGTCCCGCCTGCACCGCCGGTGCGTGGCAGGTCATGCCGTTCAAGTCGCCGGTGCGGGGCATCCACGCGGTGGTGCTCAAGAACGGCAACGTGCTGCTCGTCGCCGGCTCCGGCAACGACCCGGCCGCCTTCGCCGCGGGCACCTTCACCACGGCGGTCTACTCGCCCACGACGGGGAAGTTCACCAACGTCGCGACGCCCGCCGACCTGTTCTGCTCCGGGCACGTCCAGCTGGCCGACGGACGTGTCCTGATCATGGGTGGCAACAAGGACTATCCGGCGGCCGACGGCAGCCACGGCTACAAGGGCCTGAAGGACTCCTACATCTTCGACCCGGACACGATGGCGTACACCAAGGTCAACGACATGTCGTCGGGCTCCTGGTACCCGTCGGCGACCGTGCTCGGCAACGGTGACGTCATCTCGCTCGGCGGCCTCGGTGAGGACTCGTCCGGCACCGTCGCCACGCAGTACTTCAACAGCGCCCAGCAGCGCTGGCTCACGCTGAACGAGGCCAAGCAGACCTGGAGTTTCTGGGGCCTGTACCCGTCGATGATCCTGATGCAGGACGGCCGTCTCTTCTACAGCGGCAGCCACGTCTTCGGCAACGGCCTGCCCGGCACGGGCGCGTCCATCTACGACTACAACGCCGCCACCATCACGCCGGTGCCGGGCCTGCAGCGCAAGGACGAGCGCGACCAGTCCATGAGCGTGCTGCTGCCCCCGGCCCAGGACCAGCGTGTCCTGACCGTCGGCGGCGGCAACATCGACAGCAACCCCGACGCCAACCGCCTCACCGACCTGATCGACCTCAAGGTGGCCGGCCCGGCGTACAAGGCCGGCCCGCTGCTGCCGACCGGCAAGCTGACCGGCGGCGTCCCGCAGACGGCCACCCAGGGCAAGATGTACGTCTCCGCGGTCCTGCTGCCCGACGGCAAGGTCTTCGAGACCGGTGGCGCCCTGCACAACCGCGCCGACCCGGTGTTCGAGGCGTCGATGTTCGACCCGGCGACCAACACGTTCACCCCGAACATGGCCACCGACCCGGTGCCGCGCGGGTACCACTCGTCGGCGTTCCTGCTGCCGGACGGGCGTGTCATGTCCGTCGGTGACAACCCCGGCGACGGCTCGTTCGACATGCGGGTCTCGGTCTACTCGCCGCCGTACCTGTTCAAGGGCAGCCGGCCGCAGATCCTGGACGTGGCGGGCGGCACGGCGTGGGCCTACGGCACGACGAAGCAGATCACCGTGGACGGCCCGGTCCTCAAGGCGTCCCTGATCCGCCCGGAGGCCGTGACGCACTCCAGCGACCCGAACCAGCGCTACGTCGACCTGCCGATGACCGTCACCGGCAACAAGATCGGCCTGAACCTGACGAGCAACCCCAACCTGGCCCCGCCCGGCTGGTACATGCTCTACGTGCTCGGCACCAACGGCGTGCCGTCGGTGGCCAAGTGGGTGCAGGTCAAGTGA